In the Gopherus flavomarginatus isolate rGopFla2 chromosome 6, rGopFla2.mat.asm, whole genome shotgun sequence genome, one interval contains:
- the LOC127054549 gene encoding 5'-3' exonuclease PLD3-like isoform X1, translating into MSTGAGAGPASSFPATLPPGMRRRGSLRAGTPVRRSTRLAQSSAEEPVLREVSSAEGGSLPLVLQPRASIKAHKLHLTPARDPSPTPASDPTPMPDLEPSAGSALEPLPILTREPPLPQLKDEPTRTAMKRGLSRKPAAKLEASRSNRRVALDQDAHLSPYVRLKRLQISEEDGEKEELFPTRSESSGEKEKLNLDWQEFRDERAQLQVLETALPGSETATVTEIMAPRLQGKAASNTPRLQGTAIWLQGGAASSFPRLQGGAPRLQDRAQISTPRWQSAAPRLQSVAPGTPGLTETDTLRVRRVAHGTPGLAMWTETAALRAPAPRPKSPRKPSKHFLFSSTCCILLPFLLILGFSGWFLWEHSSPVSVLGLMEQWQLGWSHVASLWREPEEECSSQCSLVLVESIPVGLDYNYSSPRHLPIFQAWMDLLDAANRSVDIAAFYFTLRDSDMKEEEPSSWQGRQVLEKLQDLPSRGVKLNIAVNSPQKSDRDTEELASKGADIKYVELERLTGGIVHTKFWVVDGKHVYIGSANMDWRSLTQVKELGAVLYNCSCVAGDLHRIFAMYHALGGQGASLPTMWPAYVSAKSSLSHPLKLQLNGSSAELYLSSSPPALCSTGRTPDLTAIVSTIQDAQAFVYISVMDYVPQCTFCQPKRFWPVIDDALRAAACNRHVKVRLLISCWQHSDQSMFLFLESLSVLSQEPLGCPIEVKLFVVSASVEQKRIPFSRVNHNKYMVTDRLAYIGTSNWSEDYFTNTAGVGLIINQSEAAPGVTQLTLREQLEAVFHRDWSSSYSQPLSPKPSCAAKN; encoded by the exons ATGTCAACGGGCGCGGGAGCCGGGCCCGCCTCTTCCTTCCCCGCCACTCTCCCGCCCGGCATGAGGAGACGGGGCTCGCTGCGCGCAGGGACTCCCGTGAGGCGCTCCACGCGCCTGGCGCAGAGTAGCGCGGAGGAGCCG GTCCTGAGAGAGGTGTCCAGTGCTGAGGGAGGGAGCTTGCCCCTCGTTCTGCAGCCCCGGGCCAGCATCAAGGCCCACAAACTGCATCTTACTCCAGCCCGGGATCCATCGcccactccagccagtgaccctACTCCCATGCCAGATCTGGAGCCCTCGGCTGGGTCAGCCCTGGAGCCCTTGCCAATATTAACCAGGGAgcctccactgccccagctcaagGATGAACCCACAAGGACTGCAATGAAGAGAGGCCTATCCCGGAAGCCAGCAGCAAAGCTGGAGGCTTCCAGGAGCAATAGACGGGTGGCACTGGACCAAGATGCCCACTTG TCACCCTATGTGAGGCTGAAGAGGCTGCAGATCTCAGAGGAGGATGGAGAAAAGGAGGAGCTTTTCCCCACCCGAAGTGAGAGCTCAGGGGAGAAAGAG AAGCTGAACCTGGACTGGCAAGAGTTCAGAGATGAGAGAGCCCAACTGCAGGTGCTGGAGACTGCGCTGCCGGGCTCAGAGACCGCCACTGTCACAGAGATCATGGCCCCCAGGCTGCAAGGCAAAGCGGCCAGCAACACCCCCAGGCTGCAAGGCACAGCCATCTGGCTGCAAGGCGGGGCAGCCAGCAGTTTCCCTAGGCTACAGGGTGGGGCCCCAAGGTTGCAGGACAGGGCACAGATCAGCACCCCCAGGTGGCAGAGTGCAGCTCCTAGACTGCAGAGTGTGGCACCTGGGACGCCAGGTCTGACAGAAACAGATACTCTCAGGGTGCGGCGCGTTGCCCATGGAACACCAGGCTTGGCGATGTGGACAGAAACTGCAGCACTCAGGGCACCAGCCCCCAGACCCAAGAGCCCACGGAAGCCGAGCAAG CATTTCCTTTTCTCCTCCACCTGCTGCATCCTTCTTCCCTTCCTGCTCATCTTGGGCTTCTCTGGTTGGTTCCTGTGGGAGCACAGCAGCCCCGTCTCTGTCCTGGGGTTGATGGAGCAATGGCAGCTGGGCTGGAGCCATGTCGCCAGCCTGTGGAGAGAGCCAGAGGAGGAGTGCAGCTCACAGTGCAG TTTGGTGCTGGTGGAAAGCATCCCTGTGGGCCTGGATTACAACTACTCTAGCCCCCGCCACCTCCCCATTTTCCAGGCCTGGATGGACCTGTTGGATGCTGCCAACCGCTCTGTGGACATCGCAGCTTTCTACTTCACTCTCCGGGACTCAGACATGAAGGAGGAAGAACCCTCATCCTGGCAG ggcaggCAGGTGTTGGAGAAGCTGCAGGACCTGCCCTCTCGGGGGGTGAAGCTCAACATTGCTGTGAACAGCCCCCAAAAGTCTGACCGAGACACCGAAGAGTTGGCCAGCAAAG GTGCAGACATAAAGTATGTGGAGTTGGAGCGCCTGACTGGGGGAATTGTGCACACCAAGTTCTGGGTGGTGGATGGCAAGCACGTCTACATTGGCAGCGCCAACATGGACTGGCGCTCGCTGACACAG gtaaagGAGCTGGGTGCTGTGCTCTACAACTGCAGCTGTGTGGCCGGTGACCTGCACCGGATCTTCGCCATGTACCATGcattgggagggcagggggcctCACTCCCAACGATGTGGCCAGCTTATGTCTCTGCGAAGTCCAGCCTCAGCCACCCCCTGAAGCTGCAGCTCAatggcagcagtgcagaactgTACCTCTCT AGCTCCCCTCCCGCCCTCTGCTCCACAGGCCGTACCCCAGACCTCACAGCCATTGTCAGCACCATCCAGGATGCCCAGGCCTTTGTCTACATCTCGGTGATGGACTATGTGCCCCAGTGCACCTTCTGCCAGCCCAAGAG ATTCTGGCCAGTCATTGATGATGCGCTGCGTGCTGCGGCCTGCAATAGGCACGTGAAGGTGAGGTTGCTTATCAGCTGCTGGCAGCACTCGGACCAGTCCATGTTCCTGTTCCTGGAGTCGCTCAGTGTCCTCAGCCAGGAGCCTCTGGGTTGCCCGATCGAAGTG AAACTATTTGTTGTCTCCGCATCGGTTGAGCAGAAACGCATTCCCTTCTCCCGTGTCAACCACAACAAGTACATGGTGACCGACCGCCTGGCCTACATTG GCACCTCCAACTGGTCTGAGGATTACTTCACCAacactgcaggggtggggctgatcATCAACCAGAGTGAGGCTGCCCCTGGGGTTACCCAGCTCACCTTGCgggagcagctggaggctgtgttCCATCGGGACTGGAGCTCTTCCTACTCACAGCCACTCAGCCCCAAGCCCAGCTGTGCTGCCAAGAACTGA
- the LOC127054549 gene encoding 5'-3' exonuclease PLD3-like isoform X3, whose amino-acid sequence MSTGAGAGPASSFPATLPPGMRRRGSLRAGTPVRRSTRLAQSSAEEPVLREVSSAEGGSLPLVLQPRASIKAHKLHLTPARDPSPTPASDPTPMPDLEPSAGSALEPLPILTREPPLPQLKDEPTRTAMKRGLSRKPAAKLEASRSNRRVALDQDAHLSPYVRLKRLQISEEDGEKEELFPTRSESSGEKEHFLFSSTCCILLPFLLILGFSGWFLWEHSSPVSVLGLMEQWQLGWSHVASLWREPEEECSSQCSLVLVESIPVGLDYNYSSPRHLPIFQAWMDLLDAANRSVDIAAFYFTLRDSDMKEEEPSSWQGRQVLEKLQDLPSRGVKLNIAVNSPQKSDRDTEELASKGADIKYVELERLTGGIVHTKFWVVDGKHVYIGSANMDWRSLTQVKELGAVLYNCSCVAGDLHRIFAMYHALGGQGASLPTMWPAYVSAKSSLSHPLKLQLNGSSAELYLSSSPPALCSTGRTPDLTAIVSTIQDAQAFVYISVMDYVPQCTFCQPKRFWPVIDDALRAAACNRHVKVRLLISCWQHSDQSMFLFLESLSVLSQEPLGCPIEVKLFVVSASVEQKRIPFSRVNHNKYMVTDRLAYIGTSNWSEDYFTNTAGVGLIINQSEAAPGVTQLTLREQLEAVFHRDWSSSYSQPLSPKPSCAAKN is encoded by the exons ATGTCAACGGGCGCGGGAGCCGGGCCCGCCTCTTCCTTCCCCGCCACTCTCCCGCCCGGCATGAGGAGACGGGGCTCGCTGCGCGCAGGGACTCCCGTGAGGCGCTCCACGCGCCTGGCGCAGAGTAGCGCGGAGGAGCCG GTCCTGAGAGAGGTGTCCAGTGCTGAGGGAGGGAGCTTGCCCCTCGTTCTGCAGCCCCGGGCCAGCATCAAGGCCCACAAACTGCATCTTACTCCAGCCCGGGATCCATCGcccactccagccagtgaccctACTCCCATGCCAGATCTGGAGCCCTCGGCTGGGTCAGCCCTGGAGCCCTTGCCAATATTAACCAGGGAgcctccactgccccagctcaagGATGAACCCACAAGGACTGCAATGAAGAGAGGCCTATCCCGGAAGCCAGCAGCAAAGCTGGAGGCTTCCAGGAGCAATAGACGGGTGGCACTGGACCAAGATGCCCACTTG TCACCCTATGTGAGGCTGAAGAGGCTGCAGATCTCAGAGGAGGATGGAGAAAAGGAGGAGCTTTTCCCCACCCGAAGTGAGAGCTCAGGGGAGAAAGAG CATTTCCTTTTCTCCTCCACCTGCTGCATCCTTCTTCCCTTCCTGCTCATCTTGGGCTTCTCTGGTTGGTTCCTGTGGGAGCACAGCAGCCCCGTCTCTGTCCTGGGGTTGATGGAGCAATGGCAGCTGGGCTGGAGCCATGTCGCCAGCCTGTGGAGAGAGCCAGAGGAGGAGTGCAGCTCACAGTGCAG TTTGGTGCTGGTGGAAAGCATCCCTGTGGGCCTGGATTACAACTACTCTAGCCCCCGCCACCTCCCCATTTTCCAGGCCTGGATGGACCTGTTGGATGCTGCCAACCGCTCTGTGGACATCGCAGCTTTCTACTTCACTCTCCGGGACTCAGACATGAAGGAGGAAGAACCCTCATCCTGGCAG ggcaggCAGGTGTTGGAGAAGCTGCAGGACCTGCCCTCTCGGGGGGTGAAGCTCAACATTGCTGTGAACAGCCCCCAAAAGTCTGACCGAGACACCGAAGAGTTGGCCAGCAAAG GTGCAGACATAAAGTATGTGGAGTTGGAGCGCCTGACTGGGGGAATTGTGCACACCAAGTTCTGGGTGGTGGATGGCAAGCACGTCTACATTGGCAGCGCCAACATGGACTGGCGCTCGCTGACACAG gtaaagGAGCTGGGTGCTGTGCTCTACAACTGCAGCTGTGTGGCCGGTGACCTGCACCGGATCTTCGCCATGTACCATGcattgggagggcagggggcctCACTCCCAACGATGTGGCCAGCTTATGTCTCTGCGAAGTCCAGCCTCAGCCACCCCCTGAAGCTGCAGCTCAatggcagcagtgcagaactgTACCTCTCT AGCTCCCCTCCCGCCCTCTGCTCCACAGGCCGTACCCCAGACCTCACAGCCATTGTCAGCACCATCCAGGATGCCCAGGCCTTTGTCTACATCTCGGTGATGGACTATGTGCCCCAGTGCACCTTCTGCCAGCCCAAGAG ATTCTGGCCAGTCATTGATGATGCGCTGCGTGCTGCGGCCTGCAATAGGCACGTGAAGGTGAGGTTGCTTATCAGCTGCTGGCAGCACTCGGACCAGTCCATGTTCCTGTTCCTGGAGTCGCTCAGTGTCCTCAGCCAGGAGCCTCTGGGTTGCCCGATCGAAGTG AAACTATTTGTTGTCTCCGCATCGGTTGAGCAGAAACGCATTCCCTTCTCCCGTGTCAACCACAACAAGTACATGGTGACCGACCGCCTGGCCTACATTG GCACCTCCAACTGGTCTGAGGATTACTTCACCAacactgcaggggtggggctgatcATCAACCAGAGTGAGGCTGCCCCTGGGGTTACCCAGCTCACCTTGCgggagcagctggaggctgtgttCCATCGGGACTGGAGCTCTTCCTACTCACAGCCACTCAGCCCCAAGCCCAGCTGTGCTGCCAAGAACTGA
- the LOC127054549 gene encoding 5'-3' exonuclease PLD3-like isoform X2 encodes MPDLEPSAGSALEPLPILTREPPLPQLKDEPTRTAMKRGLSRKPAAKLEASRSNRRVALDQDAHLSPYVRLKRLQISEEDGEKEELFPTRSESSGEKEKLNLDWQEFRDERAQLQVLETALPGSETATVTEIMAPRLQGKAASNTPRLQGTAIWLQGGAASSFPRLQGGAPRLQDRAQISTPRWQSAAPRLQSVAPGTPGLTETDTLRVRRVAHGTPGLAMWTETAALRAPAPRPKSPRKPSKHFLFSSTCCILLPFLLILGFSGWFLWEHSSPVSVLGLMEQWQLGWSHVASLWREPEEECSSQCSLVLVESIPVGLDYNYSSPRHLPIFQAWMDLLDAANRSVDIAAFYFTLRDSDMKEEEPSSWQGRQVLEKLQDLPSRGVKLNIAVNSPQKSDRDTEELASKGADIKYVELERLTGGIVHTKFWVVDGKHVYIGSANMDWRSLTQVKELGAVLYNCSCVAGDLHRIFAMYHALGGQGASLPTMWPAYVSAKSSLSHPLKLQLNGSSAELYLSSSPPALCSTGRTPDLTAIVSTIQDAQAFVYISVMDYVPQCTFCQPKRFWPVIDDALRAAACNRHVKVRLLISCWQHSDQSMFLFLESLSVLSQEPLGCPIEVKLFVVSASVEQKRIPFSRVNHNKYMVTDRLAYIGTSNWSEDYFTNTAGVGLIINQSEAAPGVTQLTLREQLEAVFHRDWSSSYSQPLSPKPSCAAKN; translated from the exons ATGCCAGATCTGGAGCCCTCGGCTGGGTCAGCCCTGGAGCCCTTGCCAATATTAACCAGGGAgcctccactgccccagctcaagGATGAACCCACAAGGACTGCAATGAAGAGAGGCCTATCCCGGAAGCCAGCAGCAAAGCTGGAGGCTTCCAGGAGCAATAGACGGGTGGCACTGGACCAAGATGCCCACTTG TCACCCTATGTGAGGCTGAAGAGGCTGCAGATCTCAGAGGAGGATGGAGAAAAGGAGGAGCTTTTCCCCACCCGAAGTGAGAGCTCAGGGGAGAAAGAG AAGCTGAACCTGGACTGGCAAGAGTTCAGAGATGAGAGAGCCCAACTGCAGGTGCTGGAGACTGCGCTGCCGGGCTCAGAGACCGCCACTGTCACAGAGATCATGGCCCCCAGGCTGCAAGGCAAAGCGGCCAGCAACACCCCCAGGCTGCAAGGCACAGCCATCTGGCTGCAAGGCGGGGCAGCCAGCAGTTTCCCTAGGCTACAGGGTGGGGCCCCAAGGTTGCAGGACAGGGCACAGATCAGCACCCCCAGGTGGCAGAGTGCAGCTCCTAGACTGCAGAGTGTGGCACCTGGGACGCCAGGTCTGACAGAAACAGATACTCTCAGGGTGCGGCGCGTTGCCCATGGAACACCAGGCTTGGCGATGTGGACAGAAACTGCAGCACTCAGGGCACCAGCCCCCAGACCCAAGAGCCCACGGAAGCCGAGCAAG CATTTCCTTTTCTCCTCCACCTGCTGCATCCTTCTTCCCTTCCTGCTCATCTTGGGCTTCTCTGGTTGGTTCCTGTGGGAGCACAGCAGCCCCGTCTCTGTCCTGGGGTTGATGGAGCAATGGCAGCTGGGCTGGAGCCATGTCGCCAGCCTGTGGAGAGAGCCAGAGGAGGAGTGCAGCTCACAGTGCAG TTTGGTGCTGGTGGAAAGCATCCCTGTGGGCCTGGATTACAACTACTCTAGCCCCCGCCACCTCCCCATTTTCCAGGCCTGGATGGACCTGTTGGATGCTGCCAACCGCTCTGTGGACATCGCAGCTTTCTACTTCACTCTCCGGGACTCAGACATGAAGGAGGAAGAACCCTCATCCTGGCAG ggcaggCAGGTGTTGGAGAAGCTGCAGGACCTGCCCTCTCGGGGGGTGAAGCTCAACATTGCTGTGAACAGCCCCCAAAAGTCTGACCGAGACACCGAAGAGTTGGCCAGCAAAG GTGCAGACATAAAGTATGTGGAGTTGGAGCGCCTGACTGGGGGAATTGTGCACACCAAGTTCTGGGTGGTGGATGGCAAGCACGTCTACATTGGCAGCGCCAACATGGACTGGCGCTCGCTGACACAG gtaaagGAGCTGGGTGCTGTGCTCTACAACTGCAGCTGTGTGGCCGGTGACCTGCACCGGATCTTCGCCATGTACCATGcattgggagggcagggggcctCACTCCCAACGATGTGGCCAGCTTATGTCTCTGCGAAGTCCAGCCTCAGCCACCCCCTGAAGCTGCAGCTCAatggcagcagtgcagaactgTACCTCTCT AGCTCCCCTCCCGCCCTCTGCTCCACAGGCCGTACCCCAGACCTCACAGCCATTGTCAGCACCATCCAGGATGCCCAGGCCTTTGTCTACATCTCGGTGATGGACTATGTGCCCCAGTGCACCTTCTGCCAGCCCAAGAG ATTCTGGCCAGTCATTGATGATGCGCTGCGTGCTGCGGCCTGCAATAGGCACGTGAAGGTGAGGTTGCTTATCAGCTGCTGGCAGCACTCGGACCAGTCCATGTTCCTGTTCCTGGAGTCGCTCAGTGTCCTCAGCCAGGAGCCTCTGGGTTGCCCGATCGAAGTG AAACTATTTGTTGTCTCCGCATCGGTTGAGCAGAAACGCATTCCCTTCTCCCGTGTCAACCACAACAAGTACATGGTGACCGACCGCCTGGCCTACATTG GCACCTCCAACTGGTCTGAGGATTACTTCACCAacactgcaggggtggggctgatcATCAACCAGAGTGAGGCTGCCCCTGGGGTTACCCAGCTCACCTTGCgggagcagctggaggctgtgttCCATCGGGACTGGAGCTCTTCCTACTCACAGCCACTCAGCCCCAAGCCCAGCTGTGCTGCCAAGAACTGA
- the POLR2G gene encoding DNA-directed RNA polymerase II subunit RPB7 encodes MFYHISLEHEILLHPRYFGPNLLNTVKQKLFTEVEGTCTGKYGFVIAVTTIDNIGAGVIQPGRGFVLYPVKYKAIVFRPFKGEVVDAVVTQVNKVGLFTEIGPMSCFISRHSIPSEMEFDPNSNPPCYKTVDEDIVIQQDDEIRLKIVGTRVDKNDIFAIGSLMDDYLGLVS; translated from the exons ATGTTTTATCAC ATCTCTTTGGAGCATGAGATTCTGCTGCATCCACGCTACTTCGGGCCCAATCTCCTCAACACTGTCAAGCAGAAGCTGTTCACGGAGGTGGAGGGGACCTGCACGGGCAA ATACGGCTTTGTCATTGCAGTCACCACCATTGACAACATTGGGGCAGGTGTCATCCAGCCAGGCCGTGGCTTTGTGCTCTACCCCGTCAAGTACAAGGCCATTGTCTTCCGGCCCTTCAAGGGAGAGGTGGTGGATGCCGTGGTGACGCAGGTCAACAAG GTTGGGCTCTTCACTGAGATCGGGCCCATGTCCTGCTTCATATCTCGACAT TCCATTCCCTCCGAGATGGAGTTTGACCCAAACTCCAACCCTCCCTGCTACAAGACAGTGGATGAG GACATCGTGATCCAGCAGGATGATGAGATCCGGTTGAAAATCGTGGGGACCAGAGTGGATAAGAATGACATT TTTGCCATCGGTTCCCTTATGGATGATTATCTGG gtcttgTGAGCTGA
- the EEF1G gene encoding elongation factor 1-gamma isoform X1, which produces MAAAGTLYTYPENWRAFKALIAAQYSGAKIKVLSTPPQFHFGQTNKTPEFLKKFPVGKVPAFEGADGFCVFESNAIAHYVSNDELRGSTKEIAAQIIQWVSFADSDIVPPASTWVFPTLGIMHYNKQATEYAKEEVKRVLGILDSHLKTQTFLVGERITLADITVVCTLLWLYKQVLEPSFRQPYSNTNRWFVTCINQPQFKAVLGEVKLCEKMAQFDAKKFAENQPKRDIPKKEKPAKEEKKQEKKEEKRSEPEEELDECDQALAAEPKSKDPFAHLPKSPFIMDEFKRKYSNEDTLTVALPYFWEHFDKDGWSIWYSQYRFPEELSQTFMSCNLITGMFQRLDKLRKNAFSSVILFGTNNDSTISGIWVFRGQELAFPLSPDWQVDYESYTWRKLDADSEECKTLVKEYFTWEGEFQHVGKAFNQGKIFK; this is translated from the exons ATGGCGGCGGCCGGG ACTCTCTACACCTACCCTGAGAACTGGCGGGCGTTTAAAGCCCTCATTGCTGCCCAGTACAGTGGGGCTAAGATCAAGgtcctctccaccccaccccagttccactTTGGGCAAACCAACAAGACACCTGAGTTCCTGAAGAAATTCCCTGTTGGGAAG GTTCCTGCGTTTGAAGGGGCTGATGGATTCTGCGTGTTTGAGAGTAATGCCATCGCACACTATG TCAGTAACGACGAGCTGCGGGGATCCACCAAGGAGATAGCTGCCCAGATCATCCAGTGGGTGAGCTTTGCTGACAGTGACATCGTCCCTCCTGCCAGCACCTGGGTCTTCCCTACGCTGGGCATCATGCACTACAACAAGCAG GCCACAGAGTATGCCAAGGAGGAGGTGAAGCGGGTCCTAGGCATCCTGGACTCTCACctgaagacccagaccttctTGGTGGGGGAGCGCATCACACTGGCAGACATCACTGTTGTGTGCACCCTCCTCTGGCTCTACAAGCAG GTGCTGGAGCCGTCCTTCCGCCAGCCCTACAGCAACACCAACCGCTGGTTTGTGACCTGCATCAATCAGCCGCAGTTCAAGGCCGTGCTGGGTGAGGTGAAGCTATGTGAAAAGATGGCTCAGTTTGATG CCAAGAAGTTTGCTGAGAACCAGCCAAAGAGAGACATCCCCAAGAAGGAGAAGCCTGCCAAGGAGGAGAAgaagcaggagaagaaagaggagaagagATCTGAGCCTGAGGAGGAGCTGGATGAGTGTGATCAGGCCCTGGCTGCTGAGCCAAAGTCGAAGGACCCCTTTGCTCACCTGCCcaagag ccccttcaTCATGGATGAGTTCAAGCGGAAATACTCCAATGAGGACACGCTGACGGTGGCACTGCCCTACTTCTGGGAGCACTTTGACAAGGACGGCTGGTCCATTTGGTACTCGCAGTACCGCTTCCCTGAGGAGCTGAGCCAGACCTTCATGAGCTGCAACCTCATCACAG GTATGTTCCAGCGCCTGGACAAACTGCGGAAGAACGCTTTCTCCAGTGTCATCCTCTTTGGCACCAACAACGACAGCACCATCTCCGGCATCTGGGTATTCCGCGGCCAGGAGCTGGCCTTCCCG CTGAGCCCTGACTGGCAGGTGGATTATGAGTCCTATACCTGGAGGAAGCTGGATGCAGACAGCGAGGAGTGCAAGACACTGGTCAAGGAGTATTTCACATGGGAGGGCGAATTCCAACACGTCGGCAAAGCTTTCAACCAGGGAAAGATCTTCAAGTGA
- the EEF1G gene encoding elongation factor 1-gamma isoform X2 has translation MAAAGTLYTYPENWRAFKALIAAQYSGAKIKVLSTPPQFHFGQTNKTPEFLKKFPVGKATEYAKEEVKRVLGILDSHLKTQTFLVGERITLADITVVCTLLWLYKQVLEPSFRQPYSNTNRWFVTCINQPQFKAVLGEVKLCEKMAQFDAKKFAENQPKRDIPKKEKPAKEEKKQEKKEEKRSEPEEELDECDQALAAEPKSKDPFAHLPKSPFIMDEFKRKYSNEDTLTVALPYFWEHFDKDGWSIWYSQYRFPEELSQTFMSCNLITGMFQRLDKLRKNAFSSVILFGTNNDSTISGIWVFRGQELAFPLSPDWQVDYESYTWRKLDADSEECKTLVKEYFTWEGEFQHVGKAFNQGKIFK, from the exons ATGGCGGCGGCCGGG ACTCTCTACACCTACCCTGAGAACTGGCGGGCGTTTAAAGCCCTCATTGCTGCCCAGTACAGTGGGGCTAAGATCAAGgtcctctccaccccaccccagttccactTTGGGCAAACCAACAAGACACCTGAGTTCCTGAAGAAATTCCCTGTTGGGAAG GCCACAGAGTATGCCAAGGAGGAGGTGAAGCGGGTCCTAGGCATCCTGGACTCTCACctgaagacccagaccttctTGGTGGGGGAGCGCATCACACTGGCAGACATCACTGTTGTGTGCACCCTCCTCTGGCTCTACAAGCAG GTGCTGGAGCCGTCCTTCCGCCAGCCCTACAGCAACACCAACCGCTGGTTTGTGACCTGCATCAATCAGCCGCAGTTCAAGGCCGTGCTGGGTGAGGTGAAGCTATGTGAAAAGATGGCTCAGTTTGATG CCAAGAAGTTTGCTGAGAACCAGCCAAAGAGAGACATCCCCAAGAAGGAGAAGCCTGCCAAGGAGGAGAAgaagcaggagaagaaagaggagaagagATCTGAGCCTGAGGAGGAGCTGGATGAGTGTGATCAGGCCCTGGCTGCTGAGCCAAAGTCGAAGGACCCCTTTGCTCACCTGCCcaagag ccccttcaTCATGGATGAGTTCAAGCGGAAATACTCCAATGAGGACACGCTGACGGTGGCACTGCCCTACTTCTGGGAGCACTTTGACAAGGACGGCTGGTCCATTTGGTACTCGCAGTACCGCTTCCCTGAGGAGCTGAGCCAGACCTTCATGAGCTGCAACCTCATCACAG GTATGTTCCAGCGCCTGGACAAACTGCGGAAGAACGCTTTCTCCAGTGTCATCCTCTTTGGCACCAACAACGACAGCACCATCTCCGGCATCTGGGTATTCCGCGGCCAGGAGCTGGCCTTCCCG CTGAGCCCTGACTGGCAGGTGGATTATGAGTCCTATACCTGGAGGAAGCTGGATGCAGACAGCGAGGAGTGCAAGACACTGGTCAAGGAGTATTTCACATGGGAGGGCGAATTCCAACACGTCGGCAAAGCTTTCAACCAGGGAAAGATCTTCAAGTGA